In the Syntrophus aciditrophicus SB genome, CGTGTGTTTTTCCACGTCGTGTTAATGCCTCCAATTCTTTACGCTCATCCTGGGTCAATGTTACTCGATATCTTAGTGACATGGCGACCTCCTTTATCATGGTGTCACCAGTGTATCACACTTTATACAAAAGCGAACTATAATATGTTACGTGGTACTAGGTTTGTCCCCGCTTTGATTAAGAATTCCAGCGTCCTTGGATTGACTTATAGAGGTTATTAAGGCAAAATCAGTGAACTGCCTTGACACTATCCTATCGTGATTAATTTTGTTGAATTATGAAAATATTTATCAAACGCGTTTATGATCAGCCAAATCCGAAAGATGGTTTGAGGATATTGGTAGATAGGCTTTGGCCGAGAGGGATCTCGAAAGAGGAAGCAAAGATCGATGTCTGGCTCAAATCTACAGCGCCTTCCAATGAGCTTCGTAAATGGTTTCAGCATGATGTTAAAAAGTGGCCGGAGTTCAAGAAAAGGTATTTCGCTGAACTTGAGGCTGACACGGAAGCCGTAAATGAGCTGCTGAGTTATGTCAAAAAGAGCGAAGTAACTCTTCTATTTGCGGCCAAAGAATCAGATCATAATAATGCAGTGGCTTTGAAAGAATATATAAACTCAATTTTGTCGAAGTAGGTTGGACAGCCCATATAACAAGTCGTTCAAGCGGCTGGCGTTATACGCCGAAGCTTATTGTCACGGCACTGAAATATGGCAGTTTGAGATTCAGGACGCAAGTTATTCGTCTTCGCAGACAGAGGATAAGGAACAAGGTCTTGGCGGAAGGACTGGCATAAGCATCGGCCGAGCCGGTAAAATTCGGTAAAGCGACTTCAGGGGGAGAGGGGCAGCAAAGCTATCATGCTTGGAGGCGAGGCCGATGACCGGGAGATAAACGAACACGTGCGACAGAGGAGGAGAATCAGCTTAAGCGGTCTTTGATCGATAAAATCCCGGCTTGGATGAAGCTTCCTTTTGCCCTGGGGATGCGAGATGCGTTTAAAATGTTGATCAAACAAAGTCTTGCCATGGATATGTTCATCCGGACAGTTGAGGAATAGCTGAACAGGTGGGGTTTTACCCCGGAGGGTTTTAATCAGGGAGCGACGGGAGAAGGGGATTGAAAGGCAGGCAAAGCAGAATTGTCCCTGAACATCAAAGCGCTGATTCTGCAGAAAAATCAGCATATGTGGTACCGCCGGAGTCATGCGTTTGAAATTAATATCCTTCCAGGGGGAGGCGAATATGGAACGTGGTTCCCTTTCCGACCTGTGATTCAAAATAGATCCGGCCGCCGTGTTTGCGCACGATGATATTACGGGCGATGGCCAGCCCCTGTCCCGTACCCTTTCCCACCTCCTTGGTCGTAAAAAACGGGTCGAAGATTTTCGACTGGATCTCAGGGGGAATCCCTGTCCCCGTGTCGCGGATGCAGACCTCCACTTTATCGCCGGTTCTGTGCGTTGACACTTCGATTTCACCTTTTACGTCCGGCTCATTCTGCAATCTGGCCTGGATGGCGTGAGCCGCATTGATGAGCAGGTTCAGGATTACCTGATTCAAGTCTGCGGGATATCCTCTTACCGGGGGCAGATCCTGGGCGAGCGAAGTCGTCAGTTCCGTGGTATATTTCCATTCGTTTCGAGTTAAAATGATCGTGGATTCGATAGCCTTGTTGAGGTCAAAATTCGTCTTTTCCGCTCCTCCGGGATGGGAGAACTCTCGCATAGCCTGGACGATATGGCTCATCCGCTGAATCCCGTCGAGTGCCTGTTCAATGGCATGGGGGATTTCCTCCCGGAGATAATCCAGATCCATGGCATCCGCTTTTTCAAGAATCCGGTTTCGCAGGGCGGCACACTCGGCAGGATTCGCCGTATCCAGGCTTTTAAAATCATCATGCAGTGCAAGGAGGGGGAAAATATCCTGGAAGGCGTCGTTCATAAAATGAATGTTGTCGCCGACAAACTGAATGGGGGTATTGATCTCGTGGGCGATTCCCGCCGCCAGCAGACCCACCGATTCCAGCTTCTGGGATTGAAAATCATGCATCTCCCTCTGTCGCTTTTCCGTGATATCCATGGAATTTCCCAGGATTGCCGGCTTTCCTTCATATGTGATAGAGGTGACGGTTTCCATAATCCACCGTATCTCACCATCCTTGGTCACGATCCTGAACTCGTAAGGGGTCGTTCTCTTGCCTTTCAGCATGTCCCCGGCATTTTTATTTTCCTCTTCCTTGTCCCGGGGATGAACCAGTATGTCCGTGCTCCGGCCCAGCAGCTCTGTCCGGGTGTAGCCCCCATAGGATGCGGCGTTGCTGTTGATGAAACGAAATCTGCCGTCCTGAACCACATAAACCCCGGCGTAGGAATGTTCGGCAAGGATACGATAGATCGATTCCCGTTCCCTGACCATCTCTTCCGCTCTTTTCCTCTCGGTGATATCCATCATAACGTGGACCATTCCCTGGGGGAGCAAGCCTCCGCCGATGGGATTGCTGGTGATGAGAAAATCTCCAGAAATTCCAGGGATGTGGACTTCACGGACACCTTCGGCAAAAGGATCGACTTCAGGGAGTTCGCTGCCGAAGAAAAGGACATTAATGGGTTGCCCGATAATCTTCCGATAGGACATGCCCAGCCGGACGATGACGGCACGGTTGCAGCGAACCACTCTTTTTCCGGCATCCGTGACTAAAGTCAGCTCCGAGAGGGTGTCAAATATCGTTTCCCATCCCCTGGAATTCTGCATGAAGAGTTCCGCTTCCAGTTCAAAGGAAGGCTTGTTCGGAATATCAGACATTTATTGACTCTCTTCTTCTGCGTAAACGGGCATCAGGACACGGACGGTTTCCGCTCCCGTCTGGCGGATAAGAAAATTCTTGAGACGCTGGCATGTAGATTCGTTGACTTCATATCCTTTAGGGACAACCAATATCCCATGTGTATTCCGAATGTCCGCATCGATGATCATGCCCTCGCGGAGGTCATCGATCCGGATGTTGCGGACTCCCTGATCTCTCCGGGGTAAATCCAGAATGGCAAGCATATTCAGCAGGGTGCGATCATAAAGGCCGATCCGTTCTGACATGATCCTGATGGCTTCTTCCGGCTCATAATTTCGGATCAGGAGGATGTCAAAGTCCGTAAGCACCTTGAGAAGATTTGCCCCGATGCGAACAGCTTCGTGGAAATCGCCGTTTTTGAAAGCCGTGGGCTCGGAACAGGGGGTGTTCTGCCGGTTGATCATCAATGCGACCGCAGACAGGCGGGGGATGTTGGCCAGCAGCATTCCCGCCGTTTCAGGTACGGCGTCGATCATTTCCTGTTCACGACCCGTCAGCTTCTCCCCGATAAGATGTTTCGTGATTGTTTCGGGCGGGATATTGACAAATCCGATGGAAGACAGCAACGCGGCGATTTCGTACTGCCACGAGTCGGGAAACTCCAGCCTGGCGACGATCTGGGCTGCGTATTTCCTCAGGCGCGTGGCTTGGCTGAAAGCGGCGGGGGCGGACAGGGACAGAATGTCTACAAGGACCTTGATGCTGCCTTTGAGTGTTTTTTCAAGCAGTTCCTTTTCTGCCGTAATCAGACGATACTGATCCAGTGCCGCGTCGAGAGCAACCGTTAAATTTTCCAGGGAGCAGGGTTTAGTGAGGAAGCGGAAAATTGCCCCCTCGTTGATGGCATTGATGGCGGTCTTCTGGTCCGCGTACCCGGTAAGCATGATGCGGATGCTATCCGGAGCGACACGGCGGACCTGGGTCAGAAATTCAATTCCATTCATTTCCGGCATGCGCATGTCTGATACAACCACAGCAAAGGGACCGTCCGACTGAATCAGCTGCAGACCCTTTTCCCCACCGTCCGCCGTGTGGATAGCATACTTCCTGCGAAGCTGGCGCTTCAATCCATCCAGTACAAATTGTTCATCATCCACCAACAGAATTTTTTCCATAATCCTCGCCCTTCCTCATTCCATTATCCTGGGATGTCTGATGTGTTCAAGCAATAGAGGTGCCATGGGATATCGCGCAGCACAGCCTGGTTAAAGGGATAGGGGTGAACGGTCGTCCCAACACGAGGATATAAGGCAGACTGGAACGGCTGCCTTCTGAACAAGCTCGATAAATTTGCTTTATCGCAAATCGTACCAAAAAGGCCTTGGTCGCTGAATGAGGAGAACGTCTTGAAGGTTTATGTTGACGTGATTTGGGGGATGTTTATGGAAAGGGATTTCGATCAGCAAGTCGCCGTGTTACTGCAACTGATGCTCTTTCATCTTCCGGTCGAAGGCGAGAAGAGCGGAAGGAAAGGGGGAGAGGGTCCGGCGAACAATGCCTTGGGTGAAGGAAATCGCCAGACCATAGTTGGTGATCGGGACACCGGCTTCCCGGGCCTGCTGCATCCGGCTGAGCATTTCCCGCCGAGTCAGCATGCAGGCGCCGCAGTGGATGATCAGTTTGTAATCCTGGAGGTTATCCGGATAATTCCTTCCTGCGGAAACGTCCGTTTGAATGTCTCCTCCCACATACTGCTTCAGCCAGCGGGGGATCTTTACCCGACCGATGTCATCCTGCAGAGGGTGATGGGAACAGGCCTCGGCAATGAGCACCCGATCCCCGGATTGCAGGGCTTCAATGTGCGCAGCCCCCTCGGCTGCCGTGACGAGATCCCCTTTCTGGCGTGCGAAAAGGATGGAAAAGGTGGTCAGGGGGATTTCCGGGGACACATCGGCGGAAACCTTGAGAACAGCCTGAGAATCGCAGACAACGACATCCGGCGTCCGTTTCAGCAGGGACAGGGTGGCCGGCAGTTCTCTATCCTTGACGATAACGACGGCTGCGTCGTTGTCCAGCGCATCGCGGATCGTCTGAACCTGGGGAAGGATCAGACGGCCTTTCGGTGCCTGCAAATCAATGGGAACAACCAGAACGGCAAGCCCTCCGGGAGGCATAAGATCTCCCACCAGGGGCGGAGGCTGCACGAAATCGTTGGGGACGATTTCCAGAAGCTGCCGCTTCAGGATGTCCAGAAAGGAATCGCGCTTTTGGGCATCGATAGTGGATACGGGTATGATGTGAAGCGTTTTTGCCTGCACGTCGCGAAGGAATTGTCCTGATGGACGATGGAGATCGATTTTGTTGATAGCCACGATGACGGGGGTCTTCCGTCTGTTCATTTCAGCCAGGACTTCTTCTTCATAAGTTCCCCAGAAGTCTGGCTCCGTGACCAGAATGGCGACATCCGCACGGTCAAAAATCTTCTCCGTTTTTTTCAGTCGCAGTGAGGAAAGTTTCGAGACGTCATCCAGTCCCGCCGTATCGAGAAAGAGAACGGGTCCCAGGGGCAGAAGTTCCATGGCCTTTTCCACGACATCCGTCGTGGTTCCCGCCACAGGAGAAGTAATGGCGATATCCTGACCGGTAATCATGTTCAAGATGCTGGATTTACCGACGTTGGTGCGCCCCAGGAGGGCTATGTGCAGGCGGTTTCCCTTAGGTGTGGCATCCATATTCATTGATCCTTGATACCAAGATTGCCTGCATCCAAGATCACAGGGAAGCAGGAAGAAGGCGATGCAGCCGTACCGATAATCCGTCGAGGTGTCGACGACGAAGCCGGCACAGTCAGCAGAATGAAGACGACTTGGTATAAAATAACCTGACCTGTATCAAAAGAAAGGGGATACAGCAATGGCGGAAAAAGAGAAAAGCATTTCTTCACCATAAAAATCGTATTGCTGCTGCATCCAAAAGCAGGGGGCAGGCCGATAAGGTCTGCCCCCTATGTTATTGGTTAAATGACTGTTTCAGTAACGAGGGATAGGATCAAAGCGCCTCGCGGACTGCTCTCCCGGCATGAAAATCATAGCCGGTTCTCAGTCCTTTTCACACATCGCCTCAACGGTTTCCTTTTCACCGGCCGGCGATGCGTCCAGATGCGGCAACGACTGACCCCGCTGGACATAATGGGTGTGCAGGAGCTCATGGGATTTGTGTCCCAGCGGTTCCTTGAGGAATTTCTCGTAAACCGCCTTGACGGGAGGGCTCTGATGGGACTGACGGTATTGCTGCACTTCACCGTCATCCCGATAGAGGGCTCCCGCCCGCAACATGCGGATTTCATCCGTCGTCGGGATGGGCTCACCGCCGCCGGCAACGCAGCCGCCAGGACAGCACATGACTTCGATGAAGGCATATTCCGACTTGCCGGCCCTTATTTCATCGAGGAGCTTGCGGGCATTTCCCAGTCCGTGAGCGACGGCGACCTTGACGTCACCCAGGGCGCCGACGGGAACGGCTGCCGCCTTGACTCCTTCAAGACCGCGGACAGGCATAATATTCAGATCGCTGAGCTCTTCTCCGGTAACGACGGCGTAAACGGTGCGCAGTGCGGCTTCCATCACGCCGCCTGTCGCGCCGAATATCGTGGCCGCGCCGGTGTATTCGCCCATGGGATCGTCATATTTTTCATCGGGCAGATTGACGAAATCGATGCCGGCCTCCTTGATCATCCGGGCCAGCTCGCGAGTCGTCAGCACGACGTCCACATCCTGATATCCGCTGCTCTTCATCTCCGGCCTCTGTGCCTCGTATTTCTTGGCCGTGCAGGGCATGATGGACACGGAGAAAATGTTTGCGGGATCGATTCCGGAAACCTGGGCATAATAGGTTTTTGCCAGGGCGCCGAACATCTGCTGGGGTGATTTGCAGGTGGACAGATGTCCCAGAAGATCCGGATAGAAGTGTTCGCAGAACTTGATCCAGCCGGGGCTGCAGGAAGTGATCATGGGAAGGGTGCCTCCTTCCTTGACCCGCTTCAGGAGCTCGTTCCCCTCCTCGATGATGGTGAGGTCGGCGGTAAAGTTAGTATCAAAAACCTTGTCGAATCCCAGGCGACGGAGTGCGGCGATCATTTTCCCGGTGACCAGGGAGCCGGGAGGCATTCCAAATTCCTCACCCAGGGCGGCGCGGATGGCCGGCGCTTCCTGGACGACGACATGCCTGGTCGGATCCTGAAGGGCTTTCCATACTTCGTCCACCTGATCCTTCTCATAAAGCGCGCCCACCGGGCAGGCCATGACACACTGACCGCAATTGACGCAGTTGGTTTCGTTCAGAGGCAGATTGAAAGCAGGAGAAACCGTGGATTCATAACCACGGTTCATGGGGCTCAGAGCGGCCACGGTCTGAATGGATTCGCAGACGGTGACGCACCGGCGGCAGTTGATGCATTTGCTGCTGTCGCGCACGATCGCCGGGCTGGAAGTGTCCAGTTCGCGGTCTCTGTCGAATTCTTCCGAATCGTAACGGATATTCTTGACGCCGACCATTTCAGCGACTTTCTGCAGCTCACAGTTTCCGTTACGGACACAGAAATTGCACTCCTGAGGATGGCTGGCCAGGATCAGTTCGACAATCATTTTTCGTGCCTGTCGAACTTTGTCCGAATTGGTAAAAACCTTCATGCCGTTCTGCGCGGGATAGGCACAGGACGCGGCCAGGCTCGGCATGCCTTCCACTTCGACCACGCAGACCCTGCAGGCTCCCGGGGTGTGATCCTTGTCGAACCAGGCGCAAAGCGTGGGAATGTTGACGCCTGCCTTCTGTGCCGCCTGATACAGGGTGGCGCCGGCTTCTACTTCTACATCGATATTGTTTACCGTCAGGTTTATTGAAGACATATGTTCCTCCATTGGTTATTTCTGTTTCAACGAAACGAGCACAGCTCGGAAAATTATTGTTCAGTTGATATCCAGTTTGGCCTTCTGCTTTCGGATGCCGTTATTTTTTATAAATAATAGGCTTGCAGAGACGCATCGCACTGGGGACATTCGTAATCAGGATCACAGTGTTTGACGAATTCTTCCCGGAAATTACGGATCATCGTTTCAATAGGCAGAATCGGAGACTGACCGAGGGCGCACAATGAAGCCAGTTTCATCATCTTTGCGGTGTCGATCATCAATTGGATGTCTTTTTCTTCGGCCTCTCTCATAGCGAATTTCTGGGCCACATAGTGGAGCTGGGAAGTGCCCAGTTTGCAGGGAATGCACTGGCCGCAGGATTCATGTTCAAAGAAGTTCAGTACATTGAGCAGGAAGTCGACGGCGCAGGTTTCCTGATCACAGACCAGAACGACGCCGGAGCCGAGGGTGACCCCTGCCTTGATGGTGGAATCGATATCCAGAGGGAGATCCATCAGATCCGCACCCAGGATGCCGCCGGCTGCCCCGCCAACCTGGGCGAATTTGAAGGACGAACCACTCTTCATGCCGCCGCCGAAGGTATCGATCATCTGCCGCAGAGTCGCGCCCATGGGGAGTTCCACAAGGCCCGTCTGGTTGACCTTGCCGGAGAGGCAATACAATTTTGTTCCGGCACAGGTTGCCGTCCCTACAGATTTAAACCAGTCGGCGCCTCTGGCGACGATCATTGGAATGGAGGAGAGGGTTTCGACGTTGTTCACGTTGGAGGGCATTCCCATGAATCCGGCGGCCGCTGGGAATGGGGGACGCACGCGCGGATAGCCCCTTTTCCCTTCCATGGAGTTGATCAGGGAGGTTTCCTCGCCGCACACATAAGCTCCGCCGCCTTCCTTGACAAAGATGTCGAAATCGAAGTTCGAACCGAAGATCTTTTTCCCGAGGAACCCTTTTGCCCGGGCCTGGTCGATGGCTGACTGCAGACGTTCGATGGAGCGCCGGTATTCACCTCTTACGTAAATGTAGCCCAGCGTCGCGCCGATGGCATACCCGCACAGAAGCATGCCCTCGATTAACTGCTGGGGATTTTCTTCCATCAGAACGCGGTCCTTGAATGTTCCCGGTTCGCCTTCGTCGGCGTTGCAGATCACGTATTTCTGCATCTCTCCTTTCGGGACAAAGGACCATTTCACTCCTACGGGGAACCCGGCGCCGCCGCGGCCTCTGAGGCCGGAATCCTTGACGATGCCGATGACCTGCTCGGGTGAGTATTCGGCAAAAGCCTTGCGGGCCGCTTCGTAACCGCCGTTCTGGAGATAGCTTTCGATGCTGGCGGGATCCACCTTGCCGACGTTTTCCAGAAGGCGTCTGGTCTGCTGGCTGTTGTTGATGATAACCGCCCGACCTTCAATCCCGGGGCCGTATTCCGCCTTAAAGGCGGGTTCCCTGGCCGAGTAACTGTCCAGGATTTCCTTGATATTGCTTTCCGACAGGTTTCCATGCATATCATAATTGACCATCATGGCCGGAGCTGCAGAACAGAGCCCGAGACATTCACACTCTTCAAGATGGAAAAGGCCGTCCGCGGTGGTTTCTCCCGCCCTGATGCCCAGATGATTTTCAATGACATCAAAGATTGTACGGGCTCCCATGACATGACAGGGTCCCGATTTGCAGACCCGGATAATAAATTTGGCGCGGGGTTCAGTGCTGAACATCGTGTAGAAACTGGTGAATCCCGAAATGGCGCTTTGCGGCAGATCCATCTTCATGGCCAGTGTGTTCAGAACGGAAACATCCAGCACATTCCGGCCGGAAAGGTTTTCCAGATCTCGGAGTATTGCCATGAGATGCTCGCGGGCATTGCCTCTTGCCGCAATTACATTTTCGATATCCTGTACTGTAATCATCTTCCACTGTCTCCTTTACGTTATGTAACTTCCAAAATCAAAACATCAGACAACTCGTGCTGATGAAACAACCTGATTTAAAAAGCATAGCAGACGATATGCTTCAATTGTGCGAGGGTAAACAGGAAATCATTGCCGCAAAAAGAAGAAATTATTATTTTGTTTTGATAAGGATTAACGGGATAAAACATAAACATTTCACTGCGACGGGGTATGAGGCATCAATTGATTTTTAAATGTGTGCCTTTTTTCATAAGTTCTTAAAAAAGTCAATAAAATATAACATATAGATACATTGTAACTGTATATTGATTACATGCAGATTAAAGATTGGCGTATTGATTGAGCCAGGTTCTGATGATTTTGAAAGAAAATGGAGGGGGTATTCTAAGAGATAAAAAAGTACGCCCACAAAACGGCGTAGAACAGGGCGGGAATAAAGTTGCCGATGCGGATTCTGGTCATCTCCAGGATGTTGGTACCGATGGCCATGATGATCACCCCCCCGGTGGCTGTAATGGCAGTCAGAATTGCGGGTTTCTGCAGAAAGAGAAGCGATGAGGCGAGCAGGGTTATGCTTCCCTGGAAAACGAAGACGGAAAGAGCGGAAAAGAGGACTCCGATACCCAGGGTGGCTGAGAAGGCGATGGCGGAAATGCCATCGAGAAGGGATTTGAAGTACAGCGTTCTCGCATCTCCGATCGTACCATCCTGTATAGAGCCGACAATAGCCATGGCGCCGGTTACATAGAGAAGGGAAGCGGATACAAAGCCCTGAACAAAAGTTGAGGATGTGGAACGGAAACGGGTTTTCAGCCATTCCCCCAGAGCTTCGACCCTCTGCTCGATCTTGAGAAGTTCTCCCGTGATCCCTCCTGCAAGCAGGCAGGCGGTGACAATCAGAACATCCTTTGCCGTGAAGGCCATTTGCAGGCCGAGGAGAATCACGGCGAGGCCGATCGCCTGCATGACGATCGTCTTGAATCGTTCGTGAAGCCGTTTACCGAGAACTAACCCCACCAGACTACCGGCAATTATGGCCCCCGTGTTTGCAAAGGTTCCTGTCACGTTCAGTTCCTCCGATCTTATAACTGTTCCAAGCTTTCCGGGGCTATCTGTAACGAAAGATTTCCATCCGTGTCAAGATGAATCTCCTGAAGCGAACATCATAGGAAGCGCAATCGCCGGCCGGAGGAGTGGATTTCTGAAAATTCATCTTTTTCGGAAGAGTCCTTTATGCTAATGAAGAACGCCTTCTTGAGATAAACGATTGAACAGAAAGAAAAAACAGACGGAAGGAACATCCTGGATTTCATGAAAGCGGTATTTATCGCCGATGCGCATCTGAAGAACAGCTGTGATCTGAATTATCGGAAAATGCTGAATTTTCTTTCGCTGCTCATTCATCCTTCCGATGTCAATTCGCCCTTGAAGAGGGAATCTGCGGCTCGCCGGCGGATTCCCGTGGATGATCTTTATATCGGGGGAGATTTTTTCGATTTCTGGTTTTGCCGGGGCGAAATGGTTTATCCGGAATTTCTGCCGGTTATCCTGGCATTGATCGCTGTCAGGGATAGGGGGGTCCGCGTTCATTTTGCGGAAGGCAATCATGATTTCTTCCTTTCCGATTACTTCACCCGGATACTGGGGATGGAGGTTTTTACCGACTGGACGACGCTCATGCTGGATGACTGTAAAGTCCTTTTTTCCCACGGCGATACGGTGGACAGGAGTAATGTTCAATATCTGAGGCTTCGAAAACTTTTGAGGAGCCGCTTGATCTATCAGCTCCAGCGCCGCCTTCCTCTTTCCTGGTTGTGGAAGATTGCCGCTGCCTGTTCAGCCACGAGCAAGGGCCAATCCCGGCCTTCCGAAGAAAAACTTTCCGGAATACTGCATGCTTTTTCTGCAGCGAAGATACAGGGAGAGATTGACGCTGTGATCCTGGGGCATTGCCACCAACCGATTCTGAAAGAATTTCAAATCAGGGGGCGGAGAAAATATACCATCACTCTGGGGGACTGGATCCGGCATTTTTCCTATCTCTATTATGAAGATGGAATTTTCAGGTTTCATTGTTTCAAAGGTGAAAAAAGCGCGCGTTGCGGAACCTAACTTTTCTTTTTTCGTAATGAATTTTCTTGTCACCTGAAGTGAACATAATGCTGGACTTATCTTGATTGATGTGTTAGCACGCCCACAAATTTGATCGGGAGGTTTGTGCCCGGGATCAAAAGAACATCGATATATTAAGGAGCGAAAGCAGTTGAACAGCCTTGTCCCGAAAAAAATATTTTTTACCAAAGGTGTGGGGACCCACAAGGAAGAACTGCACTCATTTGAACTGGCTCTTCGGGATGCCGGAATTGAAAAGTGCAATCTGGTTCAGGTGTCCAGCATATTGCCGCCCGGCTGTAAGGTCATTTCCCAGGGGATGGGGCTGAAGGAACTGAAGGCCGGGTCCATTACCTATTGCGTCTTGAGTCGATGCAGCAGCAATGAGCCGAGGCGTTTGCTGGCGGCTTCCATTGGCTGTGCAATTCCGACCGACAGGAATGCCTATGGATATATCAGTGAATATCACGCTTTCGGTCAAACGGAACGCCAGGCAGGCGATCATGCGGAGGACCTTGCCGCGGCCATGCTGGCTTCCACCCTCGGGATTGATTTCAATATTGACGAAAGCTGGGATGAAAAAAAGGAGATTTTCAAAATCAGCGGAAAGATCGTCAGTACGAGAAACATTACCCAGTCCAGTATTGTAAAGAATGGAGGACACACGACCGTCATCGCCGTAGCCGTCTTTCTGTTTTAATTTTACCCCACCGGGGAATAATACAGGAACGGATGGCTTGTATCCTGCAAAGCTTGTTCTGCGTCATCAAAATCAAAGAGAAAAAAATCAGGATTCAAATTTAAAAATAAATTTTCCAGATCTTATTAGGCTGCATATTCCGATTCCAGATCTGAGAGAAACTCAAGGCGGCAAAATTAAGGCCGGCGCGGCCCACGAGTCGGCCTTTGTCGAGGAACTGACGTCAAGCCGACACCGGGAGTGCTGTGATATGGAGTTGGACTTACCCTGTTCCCGCTGGAGTTGCGCACTTGAATACCTTGTTGATTTCTTACGGCGCGATTGTGCCGCCGGTCCTCGGTTTTTTCGTCTTAACGTTTATTTTCCTGATTGCCGTTCTCAGAGCTGAGAAAAATCAGACGAATATCCTCTTCGCAGGAATCTGCTTTCTGGGAGCCATCATGAATGCCGATGTGGCCCTTGTGAATCTCATTTCCGACAAAATCCTTGCTCTGCAGATCGACCGCTGGACCTACCACCTTTTTGTTTTCAGCCTTCCTCTCTATATCCGGTTTGTTCATTCCTTCCTCGGAATCGGGCATCGCAAATGGATCGAAGGAATCGCTTACCTGTTCAGCCTTTCGCTGCTTTTCTTCATTTCTTCGGATCTGTTCATCGCAGGCTTTCACCATTACTCTTTTGGCACAATCGCCAAGGCCGGTCCTGTTTTTCACGTCTTTTCGGCGGGAGTGGGATTCACGGTTTTTTACTGTCTGGTGGTCCTGTTGAAGGGGCTGAAGTCTGCCGACGACAACCATCAG is a window encoding:
- a CDS encoding DUF488 domain-containing protein, whose translation is MKIFIKRVYDQPNPKDGLRILVDRLWPRGISKEEAKIDVWLKSTAPSNELRKWFQHDVKKWPEFKKRYFAELEADTEAVNELLSYVKKSEVTLLFAAKESDHNNAVALKEYINSILSK
- a CDS encoding PAS domain-containing sensor histidine kinase, with translation MSDIPNKPSFELEAELFMQNSRGWETIFDTLSELTLVTDAGKRVVRCNRAVIVRLGMSYRKIIGQPINVLFFGSELPEVDPFAEGVREVHIPGISGDFLITSNPIGGGLLPQGMVHVMMDITERKRAEEMVRERESIYRILAEHSYAGVYVVQDGRFRFINSNAASYGGYTRTELLGRSTDILVHPRDKEEENKNAGDMLKGKRTTPYEFRIVTKDGEIRWIMETVTSITYEGKPAILGNSMDITEKRQREMHDFQSQKLESVGLLAAGIAHEINTPIQFVGDNIHFMNDAFQDIFPLLALHDDFKSLDTANPAECAALRNRILEKADAMDLDYLREEIPHAIEQALDGIQRMSHIVQAMREFSHPGGAEKTNFDLNKAIESTIILTRNEWKYTTELTTSLAQDLPPVRGYPADLNQVILNLLINAAHAIQARLQNEPDVKGEIEVSTHRTGDKVEVCIRDTGTGIPPEIQSKIFDPFFTTKEVGKGTGQGLAIARNIIVRKHGGRIYFESQVGKGTTFHIRLPLEGY
- a CDS encoding HD domain-containing phosphohydrolase, which produces MEKILLVDDEQFVLDGLKRQLRRKYAIHTADGGEKGLQLIQSDGPFAVVVSDMRMPEMNGIEFLTQVRRVAPDSIRIMLTGYADQKTAINAINEGAIFRFLTKPCSLENLTVALDAALDQYRLITAEKELLEKTLKGSIKVLVDILSLSAPAAFSQATRLRKYAAQIVARLEFPDSWQYEIAALLSSIGFVNIPPETITKHLIGEKLTGREQEMIDAVPETAGMLLANIPRLSAVALMINRQNTPCSEPTAFKNGDFHEAVRIGANLLKVLTDFDILLIRNYEPEEAIRIMSERIGLYDRTLLNMLAILDLPRRDQGVRNIRIDDLREGMIIDADIRNTHGILVVPKGYEVNESTCQRLKNFLIRQTGAETVRVLMPVYAEEESQ
- the hydF gene encoding [FeFe] hydrogenase H-cluster maturation GTPase HydF — its product is MDATPKGNRLHIALLGRTNVGKSSILNMITGQDIAITSPVAGTTTDVVEKAMELLPLGPVLFLDTAGLDDVSKLSSLRLKKTEKIFDRADVAILVTEPDFWGTYEEEVLAEMNRRKTPVIVAINKIDLHRPSGQFLRDVQAKTLHIIPVSTIDAQKRDSFLDILKRQLLEIVPNDFVQPPPLVGDLMPPGGLAVLVVPIDLQAPKGRLILPQVQTIRDALDNDAAVVIVKDRELPATLSLLKRTPDVVVCDSQAVLKVSADVSPEIPLTTFSILFARQKGDLVTAAEGAAHIEALQSGDRVLIAEACSHHPLQDDIGRVKIPRWLKQYVGGDIQTDVSAGRNYPDNLQDYKLIIHCGACMLTRREMLSRMQQAREAGVPITNYGLAISFTQGIVRRTLSPFPSALLAFDRKMKEHQLQ
- a CDS encoding NADH-dependent [FeFe] hydrogenase, group A6, whose amino-acid sequence is MSSINLTVNNIDVEVEAGATLYQAAQKAGVNIPTLCAWFDKDHTPGACRVCVVEVEGMPSLAASCAYPAQNGMKVFTNSDKVRQARKMIVELILASHPQECNFCVRNGNCELQKVAEMVGVKNIRYDSEEFDRDRELDTSSPAIVRDSSKCINCRRCVTVCESIQTVAALSPMNRGYESTVSPAFNLPLNETNCVNCGQCVMACPVGALYEKDQVDEVWKALQDPTRHVVVQEAPAIRAALGEEFGMPPGSLVTGKMIAALRRLGFDKVFDTNFTADLTIIEEGNELLKRVKEGGTLPMITSCSPGWIKFCEHFYPDLLGHLSTCKSPQQMFGALAKTYYAQVSGIDPANIFSVSIMPCTAKKYEAQRPEMKSSGYQDVDVVLTTRELARMIKEAGIDFVNLPDEKYDDPMGEYTGAATIFGATGGVMEAALRTVYAVVTGEELSDLNIMPVRGLEGVKAAAVPVGALGDVKVAVAHGLGNARKLLDEIRAGKSEYAFIEVMCCPGGCVAGGGEPIPTTDEIRMLRAGALYRDDGEVQQYRQSHQSPPVKAVYEKFLKEPLGHKSHELLHTHYVQRGQSLPHLDASPAGEKETVEAMCEKD